One Candidatus Limnocylindrales bacterium genomic window carries:
- a CDS encoding Rid family detoxifying hydrolase: MMISNSRVRVVTLLAGFAGLILGILMTVVLQSVVPAQQSGDRRIVIRPEKSPKTGLPFSPGILVGNTLYVSGHLGRDPVTARLVSGGIEAETRQALTNIGEVLKAAGMDFKDVVSVTAYITSFEDFAKFNQVYREFFPHDPPARATVQVAALNDGARIELQMIAVKP; the protein is encoded by the coding sequence ATGATGATATCAAATAGTCGGGTTCGTGTTGTTACCTTACTGGCCGGCTTTGCTGGTCTGATCCTCGGAATCCTGATGACTGTAGTATTGCAAAGTGTAGTACCTGCCCAACAATCAGGGGATCGGCGTATCGTGATTCGTCCCGAGAAGTCACCGAAGACAGGGCTTCCCTTCAGCCCGGGTATCCTCGTTGGTAACACTCTGTATGTGTCCGGTCACCTGGGCCGCGATCCGGTCACCGCCAGGCTGGTATCTGGTGGTATCGAAGCCGAGACGCGCCAGGCGCTCACCAATATAGGGGAAGTCCTGAAGGCTGCGGGGATGGATTTCAAAGACGTAGTATCGGTGACGGCTTACATTACAAGTTTCGAGGATTTTGCAAAATTCAACCAAGTATACCGCGAGTTTTTTCCCCATGATCCACCGGCCAGGGCCACCGTACAGGTTGCTGCACTGAACGACGGCGCACGGATCGAGTTACAGATGATCGCGGTCAAGCCGTAA
- a CDS encoding zinc-ribbon domain-containing protein encodes MKIIIQCPGCKSKYKMEKAKIPDEGKKIKCPKCTRVFIVKKPKETAGSKPVPPPSVPKQPPSTEKPKETSKQPFLPKQSPLPRPQPEPVKEEKKGYVPLKDRPRPITCRDLFETMHERFIPEKAQGFDATIAYSISGDSTDKGGEWTVRVIDQKCIVREGIDPTAPTKVSVKAKDYMKIATGKMDGRVAFMLGKIKIRGDKTPLAGFRELFRKPEI; translated from the coding sequence GTGAAGATTATTATTCAATGTCCAGGTTGTAAGTCCAAGTACAAAATGGAAAAGGCTAAAATTCCAGATGAAGGGAAAAAAATAAAATGTCCTAAATGTACTCGCGTATTTATTGTAAAAAAGCCTAAAGAAACTGCTGGCTCTAAACCCGTTCCTCCCCCCTCAGTTCCCAAACAACCTCCATCGACAGAGAAACCAAAGGAAACTTCTAAACAGCCTTTTCTACCCAAACAATCCCCTCTACCCAGGCCGCAACCTGAACCGGTTAAAGAAGAGAAAAAAGGTTATGTTCCCTTAAAGGATCGGCCACGGCCCATAACTTGCCGGGACCTTTTTGAAACCATGCATGAGCGCTTTATTCCAGAAAAGGCTCAAGGCTTTGATGCTACCATTGCCTATTCTATCTCTGGAGATAGTACCGATAAGGGCGGAGAATGGACCGTCCGGGTGATCGATCAAAAATGTATTGTCAGGGAAGGGATCGATCCAACTGCTCCTACGAAAGTCTCGGTTAAAGCCAAGGATTATATGAAGATAGCCACCGGTAAAATGGACGGAAGGGTTGCTTTTATGTTGGGTAAAATCAAAATTAGAGGAGATAAAACTCCTCTGGCCGGTTTTAGAGAGTTATTCAGAAAACCGGAGATTTGA